A single window of Chloracidobacterium sp. DNA harbors:
- a CDS encoding helix-turn-helix transcriptional regulator: protein MPKVNKAKVIELMAKKEIMTFKELAKALDISTTQLSNILSDKFEPVKSNIMELANFLEVSPLELIQNDSEHKSKIQTEQ from the coding sequence ATGCCAAAAGTAAATAAAGCAAAGGTTATCGAATTGATGGCAAAAAAAGAGATAATGACGTTTAAGGAGTTGGCTAAAGCCCTTGACATCTCGACCACCCAACTTTCGAATATCCTTTCCGACAAGTTTGAACCAGTCAAGAGTAATATTATGGAATTGGCTAACTTTCTTGAGGTCAGCCCCCTCGAGTTGATACAAAACGACTCAGAGCACAAATCGAAAATCCAAACAGAACAATGA
- a CDS encoding DNA adenine methylase — translation MNYIGSKYKLTNFIRSSISAVCGDSNNKVICDIFAGTGAIGRSFKRDSKKIIANDVEYYSYVLNKNYIGNHTNMDYLTELQELNYLRGQEGFIFRNYCSGGGTGRQYFSDENGKRIDAIRQTIEDWQNSKRIDDRLYFFLLTSLLEAADAVANTASVYGAYLKQLKKTAQKDMVLRPADYVVNDADHEVYNEDANELIKKIDGDILYLDPPYNHRQYGANYHMLNTIAKYDSFEPAGKTGLRKYERSRWCIKNQVSLAFDDLIKNADFKYVFLSYNNEGLMSIEQVREIMSKYGRYELIQTDYQRFKADKTASRNHKATATVEYLHVLEKSSA, via the coding sequence ATGAACTACATCGGATCTAAATATAAATTAACGAATTTCATTCGTTCGTCAATTTCTGCCGTTTGCGGAGATTCGAACAACAAAGTTATTTGCGATATTTTCGCTGGAACTGGTGCAATAGGACGATCATTCAAGCGCGATTCCAAAAAGATCATCGCTAACGATGTTGAATATTACAGTTATGTTCTGAACAAAAACTATATTGGCAATCATACCAATATGGATTATTTGACGGAGTTGCAAGAGCTGAATTACTTACGAGGTCAAGAAGGCTTTATCTTTCGCAATTACTGTTCAGGTGGTGGAACGGGACGACAATATTTCAGCGACGAGAACGGGAAGCGGATAGATGCAATAAGACAGACGATTGAGGATTGGCAAAACTCAAAACGAATTGATGACCGACTATATTTCTTTTTGCTTACAAGTTTATTAGAAGCGGCGGATGCCGTTGCAAACACGGCAAGCGTTTACGGCGCATATTTGAAGCAGCTGAAGAAAACGGCGCAGAAAGATATGGTATTGCGTCCTGCGGACTACGTAGTTAATGATGCAGATCACGAGGTCTATAACGAGGACGCAAACGAGTTGATTAAGAAAATCGACGGCGACATTTTATATCTTGATCCGCCATATAATCATCGGCAGTATGGAGCGAATTACCATATGCTCAATACCATCGCTAAGTATGATTCGTTTGAGCCTGCTGGTAAGACGGGATTGCGAAAGTATGAGAGGTCGCGTTGGTGCATAAAGAATCAGGTTTCTTTAGCTTTCGATGACTTGATAAAGAATGCAGATTTTAAGTATGTGTTCTTGTCTTACAACAACGAAGGACTAATGAGTATCGAACAGGTCAGAGAGATAATGTCGAAATATGGTCGGTATGAACTAATTCAAACTGACTATCAACGATTCAAAGCTGACAAGACCGCGAGTAGAAATCATAAAGCGACCGCCACGGTCGAATATCTCCACGTCCTCGAGAAGTCATCGGCTTG